One genomic segment of Sander lucioperca isolate FBNREF2018 chromosome 10, SLUC_FBN_1.2, whole genome shotgun sequence includes these proteins:
- the rusc1 gene encoding uncharacterized protein rusc1 isoform X2: MQSSSCSSQPPKPRRFDVSRRTNTVARPKSHGPGFQREDKNMNTITRSSSPRRATKGPPAPTRTRMGVQPRAPVSQSRFGSQKQVSTISKSVKPKPKSACASAATKIAPAAAPPPLPSVLPIDPNCNEPSLPCLCCDGRSPQDNNSMFNHNHNNNNTVSIRQQLQLPPPPAPLPQRQDGKGAKEQPQPPSQAQAQLEASARPAACLENEGKNADASADLDNKKNVKVEEEDDEEESSGDIDIDDDEDEADNDDDDDDDDTLVPSCCDCPPSLLEFSLSSSTSSSSTSISSCSDLESDCADQSASICSSHDQDNLSVALSPEECSLPQAPECQPPARSPPSLPLNCNPFVLTSHSSIPPCSPDEGYPSALDSPSPDYLGVKGDSEVTKLGLLDFLESVGEFGKMERFSQVIQVARWDLEGEQHWDVLRDRLDHLDRLEKVNREVKLSYIARLHEKGFDLGDLEEQDLSDVMDEMGNIDIPWKLYKSGRGAMGDSQEFSDAGVDLTAPSDCEDPLAPDSLTSSPVEPPPRPPKPPARHASVSSDLHTYINISRETTSMAVSTSPTLSTFSPNSSSPTFTTFRCEKPLLPSPPSIPPLPTSKPVPYLTLYTTPSPPPSIPTPTPPIPPPRKRHLARKEAQRLAALQAEQEKTPLSLPPPTTRPPPLPPPPVISISSSSPPAIPPALPPPPSFHALDVEIRKLLVLAGLTQAELLKLSPELGDCVGGLEDEGDGDYVISSRSGELHEFRLKETAEEKECDSELTAREGWSSRSKLDGDRRADIAEECKKNTQRTTSFTEMARRKKRNSGLTSDPYYTTGCSDTHETKAKNLSFESFRYPAKVPDSPPPPPPPRPLPPIPPSVPPHKVSTLLANSAQPERFDWLIAFTPECEAPPQLPPLSVRRSHMETQKKVSSSGSSPGSAPKVTTFKEMRYRNKSTFPTTKVITDPDPDPTVITPDADILYNLRWRREMAGGDGNQWEYTSQAQAFFMQPPPALTSMAALKEMLQRADEEGRQPELCPSQKIGCSLSDSSLWTMGREWEGEEVKQEEKEGKEEEKVEVEERGRADGERTFESRTTVSSPPLSLAQSSQPYFLHTALPSYRPGYCNSLPFADPRPNSHVGREATDKHCNTQWAPAASSACIHRDDSSTNISSGFNNKSLDDFSVDSPCDYGNIFNTHKDFASDSICNFDSLYYSDSDTHIKSDTPVCGTTEAPGCTTPYKNIDVMMTYSNSISAMDSLYSEKRTHSHTDNNSNKRASKELPPLPTYYLYHPKNCPLHKGAPPRLSPVGALSPPQRSGVPPPGTAGFGLSSPLFPRSHTLPALAAPLYYPNLYPPIPPRAPPLPPKLYQAPPQSSVATVRSVSFAGSVQRTETSWMGEDVKRPMRGLGLSSLCLQEKKALVSAVSVAVEVILAQFSSSRTVVQKALSGDSTINPSLGRLVLQCLCPALHSLLTNGLKPHQSDLIAGRRPNSTWGLVQASTRPGPKTQALFYLQVRVGELPQLRQSKHRFNAFLLGLLNTKLLDVWLSHLQSCSDVLETYYHPTSFMRLSLSACQPLFEELLLVLQPLSLLTFNLDLLFQHHHLEPDSPSPEIPSPPCQDAGFQFSTEGSQSKTTDCRYIESLSEVDFGSPEHRGTKISAPLSHPKNGGSGESTHSSTEPIKASVTIGQTSPQLLWVQEKEIGDLPLPNVEEDSLALQAGQVIQQGWGAVMRWGGRLSQNLSELSLKKEEMKTDLPDLRAQAGSDFTPVSWGAQVPWGLGLRLFGASKSLNSPPGHTPPTRRPSQWLAPGVTALTRMVSSNSTPIIRRAPEPQKESEPETEKEVDTLEMKDKPRPLRSIRTLCDHSGTGSELSFCKGEELVVLGGVDQDWIRCRQGDKEGLVPIGYTSLIM, translated from the exons CAGCCTCAGCCTCCCTCCCAAGCACAGGCCCAGCTGGAGGCCTCCGCCCGCCCTGCTGCCTGTCTGGAAAATGAAGGCAAGAATGCAGACGCAAGCGCTGATCTGGACaacaagaaaaatgtaaaagtagAGGAAGAAGACGATGAGGAAGAGAGCAGTGGGGATATTGAtattgatgatgatgaagatgaggcTGATAATGATgacgacgatgatgatgatgacaccCTGGTCCCCTCGTGCTGTGActgtcccccctccctcctGGAGTTCTCGCTCTCCTCCTCTACCTCCTCGTCCTCCACTTCCATCAGCTCCTGCTCTGATCTGGAGTCTGACTGTGCAGATCAATCTGCCTCCATCTGCTCTTCCCACGACCAAGATAATTTGTCCGTCGCTCTGTCCCCCGAAGAGTGCTCACTCCCACAAGCCCCTGAATGCCAGCCTCCTGCGCGGTCACCCCCATCCCTTCCTCTTAACTGCAATCCCTTTGTCTTGACATCACATTCCTCAATCCCCCCTTGCTCCCCAGATGAGGGCTACCCCTCTGCCCTGGACTCCCCTTCTCCTGACTACTTAGGAGTCAAAGGTGATTCTGAGGTCACCAAACTAGGTTTGCTTGACTTTTTAGAATCAGTAGGGGAGTTTGGGAAAATGGAGCGCTTCAGCCAAGTGATCCAAGTGGCTCGTTGGGATCTGGAGGGGGAACAACACTGGGATGTTCTGAGGGATCGGCTAGATCACCTGGATCGCTTGGAGAAGGTAAACAGGGAAGTAAAACTGTCCTACATCGCCAGACTCCATGAGAAGGGATTTGATCTTGGAGATCTGGAAGAGCAGGATCTCTCAGATGTCATGGATGAAATGGGCAACATCGACATTCCCTGGAAGTTGTATAAAAGCGGCAGAGGAGCAATGGGAGACTCTCAGGAGTTTTCAGATGCAGGGGTTGACCTCACTGCTCCATCAGACTGTGAGGATCCTCTCGCTCCTGATTCCCTCACCTCTTCTCCTGTCGAGCCGCCACCTAGACCCCCAAAACCTCCAGCCCGTCATGCCAGCGTGAGCTCTGACCTCCACACCTACATCAATATCAGCAGGGAGACCACCTCCATGGCTGTCTCCACGTCTCCTACATTGTCTACTTTCTCCCCTAACTCCTCATCCCCCACTTTCACCACTTTTAGGTGTGAGAAACCCCTACTTCCATCTCCACCCTCCATTCCTCCTCTCCCCACCTCTAAACCAGTCCCTTACCTCACCCTTTATACCACTCCTTCTCCACCTCCATCTATTCCCACCCCAACTCCTCCCATCCCTCCCCCTCGGAAGCGTCACCTTGCCAGGAAGGAGGCACAGCGGCTCGCTGCTCTTCAAGCCGAACAGGAAAAGACCCCCCTTTCCCTTCCTCCTCCTACCACACGCCCCCCACCTCTGCCTCCTCCGCCAGTTATCTCaatctcctcctcatctccccCTGCCATACCACCTGCACtgcctcctcccccctccttccATGCACTGGATGTAGAGATTAGGAAACTATTGGTGCTTGCTGGATTGACCCAAGCTGAGCTCCTCAAGCTCAGCCCAGAGCTTGGTGACTGCGTTGGAGGGTTAGAGGATGAGGGAGATGGAGATTATGTTATCTCGTCCAGGTCTGGGGAGCTACATGAGTTCAGACTAAAAGAGACGGCCGAGGAGAAGGAATGTGACTCAGAGTTGACGGCCAGAGAAGGATGGAGCAGCAGAAGCAAGTTGGATGGAGATCGAAGAGCAGATATAGCTGAAGAATGCAAAAAGAACACACAAAGAACCACCTCGTTCACTGAGATggcaagaagaaagaaaaggaacagcggtctgacctctgacccttaCTACACCACTGGTTGTAGCGATACACATGAAACTAAAGCAAAGAATCTGAGTTTTGAGTCTTTCCGCTATCCTGCCAAGGTACCGGATtcacctccccctcctcctcctcctcgcccCTTACCCCCAATCCCCCCATCTGTGCCACCCCACAAAGTCAGCACTCTCCTGGCTAACTCTGCACAGCCTGAGCGATTTGATTGGCTCATAGCATTCACACCTGAATGTGAAGCCCCACCACAGCTCCCACCCCTGTCAGTGAGAAGATCTCACATGGAAACTCAAAAGAAGGTCAGTTCGTCAGGGTCATCTCCGGGGTCAGCTCCAAAGGTCACGACTTTTAAAGAGATGCGTTACCGCAACAAGAGCACCTTCCCCACAACAAAGGTGATCACTGATCCAGACCCTGACCCAACAGTTATTACTCCAGATGcagatatactgtacaaccTGAGGTGGAGAAGGGAGATGGCAGGTGGCGACGGCAACCAATGGGAGTACACCTCTCAGGCTCAGGCCTTCTTCATGCAGCCGCCACCAGCCCTCACCTCAATGGCAGCTCTGAAGGAAATGCTCCAGAGAGCTGACGAGGAGGGTAGACAGCCGGAGCTGTGCCCATCCCAGAAGATTGGCTGCTCTCTCAGCGACAGCAGCCTGTGGACCATGGGCAGAGAGTGGGAGGGTGAAGAAGTTAAGCAAGAGGAAAAGGAagggaaagaagaagagaaggtggaggtggaggagagaggaCGAGCCGATGGAGAAAGGACTTTTGAATCAAGAACCACAG TTTCCTCCCCCCCACTGTCCCTCGCCCAGTCCTCCCAACCCTACTTCCTCCACACTGCCCTCCCTTCCTATCGCCCAGGCTACTGTAACTCTCTGCCCTTTGCAGATCCCAGACCCAACAGCCATGTAGGCAGGGAGGCCACAGACAAACACTGTAACACACAGTGGGCCCCTGCTGCCAGCTCAGCTTGTATCCACAGAGATGATTCAAGCACTAATATAAGCTCTGGCTTTAACAATAAATCCCTGGATGATTTTAGTGTAGACTCTCCTTGTGATTATGGGAATATCTTTAACACACACAAGGACTTTGCGTCTGATTCTATTTGTAATTTTGACTCTCTATATTACAGTGACTCAGACACGCACATAAAGTCAGACACACCTGTTTGTGGCACCACAGAGGCTCCAGGTTGCACCACCCCATATAAGAACATTGATGTCATGATGACGTATTCAAACAGTATCAGTGCTATGGATTCGCTGTATTCAGAAAagcgcacacactcacacacagacaacaacagcaacaaaagaGCATCCAAAGAGCTTCCTCCTCTACCCACATATTACCTGTACCACCCTAAAAACTGCCCTCTGCACAAGGGTGCCCCTCCTCGCCTCTCCCCTGTCGGAGCCCTCTCCCCTCCCCAGCGCTCCGGAGTGCCCCCTCCAGGCACAGCAGGCTTCGGCCTCAGCTCCCCGCTTTTCCCCCGCTCTCACACCTTGCCTGCCCTCGCTGCTCCCCTCTACTATCCAAACCTCTACCCTCCTATACCGCCCAGGGCACCCCCCTTACCCCCAAAACTCTACCAGGCTCCACCGCAGTCAAGCGTGGCGA CTGTTCGCAGTGTCTCTTTCGCTGGCTCTGTACAGAGGACCGAGACATCCTGGATGGGCGAAGATGTGAAGCGTCCAATGAGAGGTCTGGGCCTGTCCTCTCTGTGcctgcaggaaaaaaaag CTCTGGTCAGTGCGGTCAGTGTGGCAGTGGAAGTCATCTTGGCCCAGTTCAGCTCTTCTCGAACTGTAGTTCAGAAG GCCTTATCAGGAGACAGCACTATAAATCCATCTCTGGGTCGTCTGGTGCTACAGTGTCTCTGCCCTGCCCTGCACAGCTTGCTGACCAATGGCTTGAAACCTCACCAGAGTGACCTGATTGCAGGCAGGAGGCCAAATTCCACCTGGGGTCTGGTTCAAGCCTCAACCAGGCCAG GTCCTAAAACTCAAGCATTGTTTTACCTACAAGTTCGTGTTGGAGAGCTGCCTCAGCTCAGGCAGAGCAAACACAGGTTCAACGCATTCCTCCTTGGCCTACTGAA tacCAAGCTTCTTGATGTCTGGCTGTCTCACCTTCAGTCTTGCAGTG aTGTGCTGGAGACATATTACCACCCCACCTCCTTCATGCGTCTGTCGCTGAGCGCCTGCCAGCCTCTGTTCGAGGAGCTGCTCCTCGTGTTGCAGCCTCTCAGCCTGCTGACCTTCAACCTTGACCTGCTCTTCCAGCACCACCATTTAGAGCCAGACAGTCCCAGTCCAGAGATTCCCAGCCCACCTTGTCAGGATGCTGGATTCCAGTTTTCAACAGAGGGCTCCCAATCCAAAACCACAGACTGCAGATATATTGAAAGCCTCTCAGAAGTAGACTTTGGAAGCCCAGAACATCGGGGAACCAAAATATCAGCACCATTGAGTCATCCAAAGAATGGAGGATCAGGGGAGTCAACACATAGCAGTACTGAACCCATAAAGGCTTCGGTCACTATCGGGCAGACAAGTCCTCAGCTGTTGTGGGTGCAAGAGAAGGAAATTGGAGACTTACCTCTTCCTAATGTCGAGGAGGACAGCCTTGCACTGCAGGCAGGACAG GTGATCCAACAGGGATGGGGGGCTGTGATGCGCTGGGGAGGCAGACTGAGCCAGAACCTATCTGAGCTGAGCCTGAAAAAGGAGGAGATGAAGACAGATCTGCCGGACCTCCGGGCCCAAGCTGGGAGTGACTTCACTCCGGTCAGCTGGGGTGCTCAGGTTCCCTGGGGTCTGGGGCTGCGGCTCTTTGGGGCCTCTAAAAGCCTCAACAGCCCACCAGGTCACACACCACCAACCAG GCGTCCCTCTCAGTGGCTGGCTCCTGGTGTCACTGCACTGACCCGAATGGTGAGCAGCAACTCCACCCCGATTATAAGGAGGGCCCCGGAGCCCCAGAAAGAAAGTGAgccagaaacagagaaagaggttGACACACTGGAGATGAAGGACAAACCCAGACCACTCAG GTCAATACGAACGCTGTGTGACCACTCTGGAACCGGTTCGGAGCTCAGCTTCTGCAAAGGGGAGGAACTGGTGGTGTTAGGAGGAGTCGATCAGGACTGGATTCGCTGTCGTCAGGGAGACAAGGAGGGGCTGGTACCTATTGGCTACACCTCCCTCATCATGTGA
- the rusc1 gene encoding uncharacterized protein rusc1 isoform X1, with protein sequence MQSSSCSSQPPKPRRFDVSRRTNTVARPKSHGPGFQREDKNMNTITRSSSPRRATKGPPAPTRTRMGVQPRAPVSQSRFGSQKQVSTISKSVKPKPKSACASAATKIAPAAAPPPLPSVLPIDPNCNEPSLPCLCCDGRSPQDNNSMFNHNHNNNNTVSIRQQLQLPPPPAPLPQRQDGKGAKEQPQPPSQAQAQLEASARPAACLENEGKNADASADLDNKKNVKVEEEDDEEESSGDIDIDDDEDEADNDDDDDDDDTLVPSCCDCPPSLLEFSLSSSTSSSSTSISSCSDLESDCADQSASICSSHDQDNLSVALSPEECSLPQAPECQPPARSPPSLPLNCNPFVLTSHSSIPPCSPDEGYPSALDSPSPDYLGVKGDSEVTKLGLLDFLESVGEFGKMERFSQVIQVARWDLEGEQHWDVLRDRLDHLDRLEKVNREVKLSYIARLHEKGFDLGDLEEQDLSDVMDEMGNIDIPWKLYKSGRGAMGDSQEFSDAGVDLTAPSDCEDPLAPDSLTSSPVEPPPRPPKPPARHASVSSDLHTYINISRETTSMAVSTSPTLSTFSPNSSSPTFTTFRCEKPLLPSPPSIPPLPTSKPVPYLTLYTTPSPPPSIPTPTPPIPPPRKRHLARKEAQRLAALQAEQEKTPLSLPPPTTRPPPLPPPPVISISSSSPPAIPPALPPPPSFHALDVEIRKLLVLAGLTQAELLKLSPELGDCVGGLEDEGDGDYVISSRSGELHEFRLKETAEEKECDSELTAREGWSSRSKLDGDRRADIAEECKKNTQRTTSFTEMARRKKRNSGLTSDPYYTTGCSDTHETKAKNLSFESFRYPAKVPDSPPPPPPPRPLPPIPPSVPPHKVSTLLANSAQPERFDWLIAFTPECEAPPQLPPLSVRRSHMETQKKVSSSGSSPGSAPKVTTFKEMRYRNKSTFPTTKVITDPDPDPTVITPDADILYNLRWRREMAGGDGNQWEYTSQAQAFFMQPPPALTSMAALKEMLQRADEEGRQPELCPSQKIGCSLSDSSLWTMGREWEGEEVKQEEKEGKEEEKVEVEERGRADGERTFESRTTVSSPPLSLAQSSQPYFLHTALPSYRPGYCNSLPFADPRPNSHVGREATDKHCNTQWAPAASSACIHRDDSSTNISSGFNNKSLDDFSVDSPCDYGNIFNTHKDFASDSICNFDSLYYSDSDTHIKSDTPVCGTTEAPGCTTPYKNIDVMMTYSNSISAMDSLYSEKRTHSHTDNNSNKRASKELPPLPTYYLYHPKNCPLHKGAPPRLSPVGALSPPQRSGVPPPGTAGFGLSSPLFPRSHTLPALAAPLYYPNLYPPIPPRAPPLPPKLYQAPPQSSVATVRSVSFAGSVQRTETSWMGEDVKRPMRGLGLSSLCLQEKKALVSAVSVAVEVILAQFSSSRTVVQKSLSVNKALSGDSTINPSLGRLVLQCLCPALHSLLTNGLKPHQSDLIAGRRPNSTWGLVQASTRPGPKTQALFYLQVRVGELPQLRQSKHRFNAFLLGLLNTKLLDVWLSHLQSCSDVLETYYHPTSFMRLSLSACQPLFEELLLVLQPLSLLTFNLDLLFQHHHLEPDSPSPEIPSPPCQDAGFQFSTEGSQSKTTDCRYIESLSEVDFGSPEHRGTKISAPLSHPKNGGSGESTHSSTEPIKASVTIGQTSPQLLWVQEKEIGDLPLPNVEEDSLALQAGQVIQQGWGAVMRWGGRLSQNLSELSLKKEEMKTDLPDLRAQAGSDFTPVSWGAQVPWGLGLRLFGASKSLNSPPGHTPPTRRPSQWLAPGVTALTRMVSSNSTPIIRRAPEPQKESEPETEKEVDTLEMKDKPRPLRSIRTLCDHSGTGSELSFCKGEELVVLGGVDQDWIRCRQGDKEGLVPIGYTSLIM encoded by the exons CAGCCTCAGCCTCCCTCCCAAGCACAGGCCCAGCTGGAGGCCTCCGCCCGCCCTGCTGCCTGTCTGGAAAATGAAGGCAAGAATGCAGACGCAAGCGCTGATCTGGACaacaagaaaaatgtaaaagtagAGGAAGAAGACGATGAGGAAGAGAGCAGTGGGGATATTGAtattgatgatgatgaagatgaggcTGATAATGATgacgacgatgatgatgatgacaccCTGGTCCCCTCGTGCTGTGActgtcccccctccctcctGGAGTTCTCGCTCTCCTCCTCTACCTCCTCGTCCTCCACTTCCATCAGCTCCTGCTCTGATCTGGAGTCTGACTGTGCAGATCAATCTGCCTCCATCTGCTCTTCCCACGACCAAGATAATTTGTCCGTCGCTCTGTCCCCCGAAGAGTGCTCACTCCCACAAGCCCCTGAATGCCAGCCTCCTGCGCGGTCACCCCCATCCCTTCCTCTTAACTGCAATCCCTTTGTCTTGACATCACATTCCTCAATCCCCCCTTGCTCCCCAGATGAGGGCTACCCCTCTGCCCTGGACTCCCCTTCTCCTGACTACTTAGGAGTCAAAGGTGATTCTGAGGTCACCAAACTAGGTTTGCTTGACTTTTTAGAATCAGTAGGGGAGTTTGGGAAAATGGAGCGCTTCAGCCAAGTGATCCAAGTGGCTCGTTGGGATCTGGAGGGGGAACAACACTGGGATGTTCTGAGGGATCGGCTAGATCACCTGGATCGCTTGGAGAAGGTAAACAGGGAAGTAAAACTGTCCTACATCGCCAGACTCCATGAGAAGGGATTTGATCTTGGAGATCTGGAAGAGCAGGATCTCTCAGATGTCATGGATGAAATGGGCAACATCGACATTCCCTGGAAGTTGTATAAAAGCGGCAGAGGAGCAATGGGAGACTCTCAGGAGTTTTCAGATGCAGGGGTTGACCTCACTGCTCCATCAGACTGTGAGGATCCTCTCGCTCCTGATTCCCTCACCTCTTCTCCTGTCGAGCCGCCACCTAGACCCCCAAAACCTCCAGCCCGTCATGCCAGCGTGAGCTCTGACCTCCACACCTACATCAATATCAGCAGGGAGACCACCTCCATGGCTGTCTCCACGTCTCCTACATTGTCTACTTTCTCCCCTAACTCCTCATCCCCCACTTTCACCACTTTTAGGTGTGAGAAACCCCTACTTCCATCTCCACCCTCCATTCCTCCTCTCCCCACCTCTAAACCAGTCCCTTACCTCACCCTTTATACCACTCCTTCTCCACCTCCATCTATTCCCACCCCAACTCCTCCCATCCCTCCCCCTCGGAAGCGTCACCTTGCCAGGAAGGAGGCACAGCGGCTCGCTGCTCTTCAAGCCGAACAGGAAAAGACCCCCCTTTCCCTTCCTCCTCCTACCACACGCCCCCCACCTCTGCCTCCTCCGCCAGTTATCTCaatctcctcctcatctccccCTGCCATACCACCTGCACtgcctcctcccccctccttccATGCACTGGATGTAGAGATTAGGAAACTATTGGTGCTTGCTGGATTGACCCAAGCTGAGCTCCTCAAGCTCAGCCCAGAGCTTGGTGACTGCGTTGGAGGGTTAGAGGATGAGGGAGATGGAGATTATGTTATCTCGTCCAGGTCTGGGGAGCTACATGAGTTCAGACTAAAAGAGACGGCCGAGGAGAAGGAATGTGACTCAGAGTTGACGGCCAGAGAAGGATGGAGCAGCAGAAGCAAGTTGGATGGAGATCGAAGAGCAGATATAGCTGAAGAATGCAAAAAGAACACACAAAGAACCACCTCGTTCACTGAGATggcaagaagaaagaaaaggaacagcggtctgacctctgacccttaCTACACCACTGGTTGTAGCGATACACATGAAACTAAAGCAAAGAATCTGAGTTTTGAGTCTTTCCGCTATCCTGCCAAGGTACCGGATtcacctccccctcctcctcctcctcgcccCTTACCCCCAATCCCCCCATCTGTGCCACCCCACAAAGTCAGCACTCTCCTGGCTAACTCTGCACAGCCTGAGCGATTTGATTGGCTCATAGCATTCACACCTGAATGTGAAGCCCCACCACAGCTCCCACCCCTGTCAGTGAGAAGATCTCACATGGAAACTCAAAAGAAGGTCAGTTCGTCAGGGTCATCTCCGGGGTCAGCTCCAAAGGTCACGACTTTTAAAGAGATGCGTTACCGCAACAAGAGCACCTTCCCCACAACAAAGGTGATCACTGATCCAGACCCTGACCCAACAGTTATTACTCCAGATGcagatatactgtacaaccTGAGGTGGAGAAGGGAGATGGCAGGTGGCGACGGCAACCAATGGGAGTACACCTCTCAGGCTCAGGCCTTCTTCATGCAGCCGCCACCAGCCCTCACCTCAATGGCAGCTCTGAAGGAAATGCTCCAGAGAGCTGACGAGGAGGGTAGACAGCCGGAGCTGTGCCCATCCCAGAAGATTGGCTGCTCTCTCAGCGACAGCAGCCTGTGGACCATGGGCAGAGAGTGGGAGGGTGAAGAAGTTAAGCAAGAGGAAAAGGAagggaaagaagaagagaaggtggaggtggaggagagaggaCGAGCCGATGGAGAAAGGACTTTTGAATCAAGAACCACAG TTTCCTCCCCCCCACTGTCCCTCGCCCAGTCCTCCCAACCCTACTTCCTCCACACTGCCCTCCCTTCCTATCGCCCAGGCTACTGTAACTCTCTGCCCTTTGCAGATCCCAGACCCAACAGCCATGTAGGCAGGGAGGCCACAGACAAACACTGTAACACACAGTGGGCCCCTGCTGCCAGCTCAGCTTGTATCCACAGAGATGATTCAAGCACTAATATAAGCTCTGGCTTTAACAATAAATCCCTGGATGATTTTAGTGTAGACTCTCCTTGTGATTATGGGAATATCTTTAACACACACAAGGACTTTGCGTCTGATTCTATTTGTAATTTTGACTCTCTATATTACAGTGACTCAGACACGCACATAAAGTCAGACACACCTGTTTGTGGCACCACAGAGGCTCCAGGTTGCACCACCCCATATAAGAACATTGATGTCATGATGACGTATTCAAACAGTATCAGTGCTATGGATTCGCTGTATTCAGAAAagcgcacacactcacacacagacaacaacagcaacaaaagaGCATCCAAAGAGCTTCCTCCTCTACCCACATATTACCTGTACCACCCTAAAAACTGCCCTCTGCACAAGGGTGCCCCTCCTCGCCTCTCCCCTGTCGGAGCCCTCTCCCCTCCCCAGCGCTCCGGAGTGCCCCCTCCAGGCACAGCAGGCTTCGGCCTCAGCTCCCCGCTTTTCCCCCGCTCTCACACCTTGCCTGCCCTCGCTGCTCCCCTCTACTATCCAAACCTCTACCCTCCTATACCGCCCAGGGCACCCCCCTTACCCCCAAAACTCTACCAGGCTCCACCGCAGTCAAGCGTGGCGA CTGTTCGCAGTGTCTCTTTCGCTGGCTCTGTACAGAGGACCGAGACATCCTGGATGGGCGAAGATGTGAAGCGTCCAATGAGAGGTCTGGGCCTGTCCTCTCTGTGcctgcaggaaaaaaaag CTCTGGTCAGTGCGGTCAGTGTGGCAGTGGAAGTCATCTTGGCCCAGTTCAGCTCTTCTCGAACTGTAGTTCAGAAG TCTCTCTCAGTTAACAAG GCCTTATCAGGAGACAGCACTATAAATCCATCTCTGGGTCGTCTGGTGCTACAGTGTCTCTGCCCTGCCCTGCACAGCTTGCTGACCAATGGCTTGAAACCTCACCAGAGTGACCTGATTGCAGGCAGGAGGCCAAATTCCACCTGGGGTCTGGTTCAAGCCTCAACCAGGCCAG GTCCTAAAACTCAAGCATTGTTTTACCTACAAGTTCGTGTTGGAGAGCTGCCTCAGCTCAGGCAGAGCAAACACAGGTTCAACGCATTCCTCCTTGGCCTACTGAA tacCAAGCTTCTTGATGTCTGGCTGTCTCACCTTCAGTCTTGCAGTG aTGTGCTGGAGACATATTACCACCCCACCTCCTTCATGCGTCTGTCGCTGAGCGCCTGCCAGCCTCTGTTCGAGGAGCTGCTCCTCGTGTTGCAGCCTCTCAGCCTGCTGACCTTCAACCTTGACCTGCTCTTCCAGCACCACCATTTAGAGCCAGACAGTCCCAGTCCAGAGATTCCCAGCCCACCTTGTCAGGATGCTGGATTCCAGTTTTCAACAGAGGGCTCCCAATCCAAAACCACAGACTGCAGATATATTGAAAGCCTCTCAGAAGTAGACTTTGGAAGCCCAGAACATCGGGGAACCAAAATATCAGCACCATTGAGTCATCCAAAGAATGGAGGATCAGGGGAGTCAACACATAGCAGTACTGAACCCATAAAGGCTTCGGTCACTATCGGGCAGACAAGTCCTCAGCTGTTGTGGGTGCAAGAGAAGGAAATTGGAGACTTACCTCTTCCTAATGTCGAGGAGGACAGCCTTGCACTGCAGGCAGGACAG GTGATCCAACAGGGATGGGGGGCTGTGATGCGCTGGGGAGGCAGACTGAGCCAGAACCTATCTGAGCTGAGCCTGAAAAAGGAGGAGATGAAGACAGATCTGCCGGACCTCCGGGCCCAAGCTGGGAGTGACTTCACTCCGGTCAGCTGGGGTGCTCAGGTTCCCTGGGGTCTGGGGCTGCGGCTCTTTGGGGCCTCTAAAAGCCTCAACAGCCCACCAGGTCACACACCACCAACCAG GCGTCCCTCTCAGTGGCTGGCTCCTGGTGTCACTGCACTGACCCGAATGGTGAGCAGCAACTCCACCCCGATTATAAGGAGGGCCCCGGAGCCCCAGAAAGAAAGTGAgccagaaacagagaaagaggttGACACACTGGAGATGAAGGACAAACCCAGACCACTCAG GTCAATACGAACGCTGTGTGACCACTCTGGAACCGGTTCGGAGCTCAGCTTCTGCAAAGGGGAGGAACTGGTGGTGTTAGGAGGAGTCGATCAGGACTGGATTCGCTGTCGTCAGGGAGACAAGGAGGGGCTGGTACCTATTGGCTACACCTCCCTCATCATGTGA